The following are from one region of the Natronosporangium hydrolyticum genome:
- a CDS encoding dihydrofolate reductase family protein: MGVVYTAASMSLDGYIAGPDEQGFAHLFSWYANGPQQLPTANPEVSFHMSEASAAHFRELADRTGALVVGRRQFDLTGGWGGQHPLGVPVVVLTHRLPDEWPRAEAPFVFRSGHIESALAQAKALAGRRAVGVSAGSVARQVLNARLLDEVWIELVPVLLGGGTPYLSELSRPPVLLEGPIAIAAGHGVTHLRYRVRRA, from the coding sequence ATGGGCGTCGTCTACACCGCCGCGAGCATGTCGCTCGACGGCTACATCGCCGGACCGGACGAGCAGGGGTTCGCACACCTGTTCAGTTGGTACGCCAATGGACCGCAGCAGTTGCCTACCGCCAACCCCGAGGTCTCCTTCCACATGTCGGAGGCCAGCGCGGCGCACTTTCGCGAATTGGCCGACCGGACCGGGGCGTTGGTCGTTGGTCGGCGGCAGTTCGACCTCACCGGCGGCTGGGGTGGTCAGCATCCACTGGGGGTCCCGGTGGTCGTTCTCACTCACCGATTGCCGGACGAGTGGCCACGCGCGGAGGCGCCCTTCGTGTTTCGTTCCGGCCACATCGAATCCGCTCTCGCCCAGGCGAAGGCGCTCGCCGGCCGTAGGGCCGTGGGGGTCAGCGCCGGCTCCGTCGCCCGGCAGGTATTGAACGCCCGGCTCCTCGACGAGGTGTGGATCGAACTAGTGCCGGTGCTGCTGGGCGGTGGCACGCCGTACCTCAGCGAGTTGAGTCGCCCACCCGTACTCCTGGAGGGCCCGATCGCGATCGCAGCCGGCCACGGCGTCACCCACCTGCGGTATCGAGTCCGGCGGGCGTGA
- a CDS encoding DUF2231 domain-containing protein — MFEEFMDIPAHPLLVHAPVVFVPLLALLAIAYAFVPVIRPHTRWVLGALAVVTPISALFAKLSGDAFFDRLDEAGRITEGFYPTLEEHQALGNMTAFTTAILGLATLALVLFVVPRRSAAALEPGGGAQPLLLLGLRVLTVLAALASLYYVVRTGDTGAKAVWTGY, encoded by the coding sequence ATGTTCGAAGAGTTCATGGACATTCCCGCCCACCCGTTGCTGGTCCATGCTCCCGTCGTGTTCGTTCCGCTGCTGGCGTTGCTCGCGATCGCGTACGCCTTCGTGCCGGTGATCCGCCCCCACACCCGCTGGGTGTTGGGCGCCCTGGCGGTGGTGACTCCGATCTCGGCGCTCTTCGCAAAGCTCTCCGGGGACGCGTTCTTCGACCGGCTCGACGAGGCCGGCCGGATTACCGAGGGCTTTTACCCCACCCTCGAGGAGCACCAGGCGCTGGGAAACATGACCGCGTTCACCACGGCGATCCTCGGGCTGGCGACGCTGGCGCTGGTCCTGTTCGTCGTGCCCCGCCGATCCGCGGCGGCCCTGGAGCCGGGCGGGGGAGCCCAGCCCCTGCTCCTGTTGGGCCTGCGGGTGCTCACGGTGCTCGCGGCGCTCGCGAGCTTGTATTACGTGGTGCGCACCGGTGACACCGGTGCGAAGGCGGTGTGGACCGGCTACTGA
- a CDS encoding FkbM family methyltransferase, translated as MSALHRSLEVYYGDPARDALMDRFYAQFVGPGDLAFDLGAHIGDRIGCFRRLGARVVAVEPQPICAQAIRALYPGDDQLTLVAAACGDQPGEVTLHVNSANPTVSTASAHFVAAAAGALGWEGQVWDTTIAVPVTTLDALIAEHGVPSFIKIDVEGYEEAVLAGLTTAVPALSFEFTTIERKVALACLERLATLGHYGFDLVLGERQQLVFGRWRSAAKLADYLRSLPHEVNSGDIYGVAQPTGASGVS; from the coding sequence ATGTCGGCCCTGCACCGCTCGCTCGAGGTCTACTACGGCGACCCCGCCCGGGACGCGCTGATGGATCGCTTCTATGCCCAATTCGTCGGCCCCGGAGACCTGGCGTTCGACCTCGGGGCGCACATCGGGGACCGGATCGGCTGCTTCCGCCGACTCGGTGCCCGGGTGGTGGCGGTGGAGCCGCAGCCGATCTGTGCCCAAGCGATCCGCGCCCTCTACCCCGGCGACGACCAGCTCACCCTGGTCGCCGCCGCCTGCGGCGACCAGCCCGGCGAGGTGACGCTGCACGTCAACTCCGCCAATCCGACCGTCTCGACCGCCTCCGCCCATTTCGTCGCCGCCGCCGCGGGGGCGCTGGGGTGGGAGGGGCAGGTGTGGGACACCACGATTGCGGTCCCGGTCACAACCCTGGACGCGCTGATCGCCGAGCACGGCGTGCCCTCGTTCATCAAGATAGACGTCGAAGGGTACGAGGAGGCGGTGCTCGCCGGCCTGACCACCGCAGTTCCGGCGCTGTCCTTCGAATTCACCACCATCGAACGAAAAGTGGCGCTGGCCTGCCTGGAACGGTTGGCCACCCTCGGCCACTACGGCTTCGACCTAGTGCTCGGCGAGCGGCAGCAGCTGGTCTTCGGCCGTTGGCGCAGCGCCGCGAAGCTCGCCGACTACCTCCGTTCGCTGCCGCACGAGGTCAACTCCGGCGACATCTACGGGGTGGCACAGCCCACTGGCGCGAGCGGCGTATCGTGA
- a CDS encoding zinc-dependent alcohol dehydrogenase, with amino-acid sequence MSAQARALWLATPGRAELRTEQLPEPAADEVRVRTLYSGISRGTETLVFRGEVPPSQQQVMRAPFQTGEFPGPVKYGYLNVGVVEAGPPELRGRTVFCLFPHQSRYVVPAAAVTPVPESVPAARAVLAGAVETAVNALWDAAPLVGDRIAVVGGGMVGGAVVGVLAKLPGARVQLIDADPGRAAVAEAFGVEFALPPAAAGECDLVFHASATDAGLAQCLTLAAPEATVIELSWYGDRTVGAPLGEAFHSRRLTLRSSQVGTIAPARRGRRSHAERLALALRLLADPGFEVLISGESDFDDLPELLAEFASGARGGLCHRVRYPTDTDRTGE; translated from the coding sequence ATGTCGGCGCAGGCTCGCGCGCTCTGGCTGGCTACCCCTGGTCGAGCCGAGCTGCGCACCGAGCAGCTTCCCGAGCCCGCCGCCGACGAGGTACGAGTGCGGACGCTCTACTCCGGCATCAGCCGGGGCACCGAGACGCTCGTGTTCCGGGGCGAAGTTCCGCCGAGCCAGCAACAGGTGATGCGGGCGCCGTTTCAGACGGGTGAGTTCCCCGGCCCGGTGAAGTACGGGTACCTCAACGTCGGCGTGGTCGAGGCCGGCCCGCCCGAGTTGCGGGGGCGCACGGTCTTCTGTCTCTTTCCGCACCAGAGCAGGTATGTGGTGCCGGCGGCGGCGGTTACGCCGGTGCCCGAGTCGGTGCCGGCGGCGCGGGCGGTCCTCGCCGGTGCGGTGGAGACCGCGGTCAACGCGCTGTGGGACGCTGCCCCGCTGGTCGGCGACCGGATTGCGGTGGTCGGCGGCGGCATGGTCGGCGGAGCGGTGGTCGGTGTGCTGGCGAAGCTACCCGGGGCCCGGGTGCAGCTGATCGATGCCGACCCTGGCCGGGCGGCGGTGGCCGAGGCGTTCGGGGTGGAGTTCGCGCTGCCGCCAGCCGCCGCTGGCGAGTGCGACCTGGTCTTCCACGCCAGCGCTACCGACGCCGGGCTGGCCCAGTGCCTGACCCTGGCCGCTCCCGAGGCCACCGTGATCGAGCTGAGCTGGTACGGCGACCGGACGGTCGGCGCGCCGCTCGGCGAGGCGTTCCATTCTCGCCGGCTGACGCTTCGCAGCAGCCAGGTCGGCACGATCGCGCCGGCTCGGCGCGGCCGGCGCAGCCACGCCGAGCGGCTAGCGCTGGCGCTGCGGCTACTCGCCGACCCCGGCTTCGAGGTGTTGATCAGCGGCGAGTCCGACTTCGATGACCTACCCGAGCTGCTTGCCGAGTTCGCGAGCGGCGCCCGGGGCGGGCTCTGCCACCGGGTCCGCTACCCCACTGACACCGACCGAACTGGAGAGTGA
- a CDS encoding 6-pyruvoyl trahydropterin synthase family protein produces the protein MFSVTVRDHVMIAHSFRGEVFGPAQRLHGATYVVDATFRRPELDPDNIVVDIGLASAQLAEVVGEFNYQNLDELPEFAGVNTSTEYLARVVADRLAGRVQAGALGAAARGLTGLTVTLHESHIAWASYERTL, from the coding sequence TTGTTCAGCGTAACCGTCCGGGACCACGTCATGATCGCGCACAGCTTCCGGGGCGAAGTCTTCGGACCCGCGCAACGCCTGCACGGCGCCACCTACGTGGTGGACGCGACGTTCCGCCGCCCGGAGCTGGACCCTGACAACATTGTGGTCGACATCGGACTCGCCAGCGCCCAGCTAGCCGAGGTGGTCGGCGAGTTCAACTACCAGAACCTGGACGAGTTGCCGGAGTTCGCCGGGGTCAATACCTCAACCGAGTACCTCGCCAGAGTGGTCGCCGACCGGCTCGCGGGGCGAGTGCAGGCCGGCGCGCTCGGTGCCGCCGCTCGCGGACTGACCGGCCTGACGGTCACCCTGCACGAGTCCCACATCGCCTGGGCCAGCTACGAACGCACCCTATGA
- a CDS encoding glycosyltransferase family 4 protein: MNVVQLVLPSGIDDPGSPSGGNTYDRCLAEALSHAGWRVREHLVAGAWPAPTAGEEQQLADALARLPDGALTVIDGLVGCAAPEALRAAADRLRLVLLVHLPLADETGLDPAVAAARHDREQRSLAVAAAVIATSDWAARRLIESHHLPADQVHVAEPGVAPAPLAAGTDGAGQLLCVAALTPRKGHDVLVEALAQVSDRRWRCVCVGAAGGDERYLTRLREAAAEPGLAGRIELPGPRTGPALAATYHTADLLVLASHAETYGMVVTEALARGIPVIATEVGGVPAALGRAPDGQRPGLLVPPADPPALARALARWWDEPALRQRLRAAAQARRAALPGWAATAGAVDQVLAGLATTKEGPA; encoded by the coding sequence ATGAACGTAGTGCAGCTGGTGCTCCCGTCCGGCATCGACGACCCCGGCTCGCCCAGCGGCGGCAACACCTACGACCGCTGCCTCGCCGAGGCCCTCAGCCACGCCGGGTGGCGGGTTCGAGAGCACCTCGTCGCCGGGGCCTGGCCGGCGCCCACCGCCGGCGAGGAGCAGCAGCTGGCGGATGCGCTCGCCCGGTTGCCCGACGGCGCGCTCACCGTCATCGACGGCCTGGTCGGGTGCGCCGCACCGGAGGCGCTGCGGGCCGCCGCCGACCGGTTACGGCTGGTGCTGCTCGTCCATCTCCCGCTGGCCGACGAGACCGGTCTGGACCCGGCCGTCGCTGCGGCGCGCCACGACCGGGAGCAGCGCAGCCTGGCAGTGGCCGCCGCGGTCATCGCCACCAGCGACTGGGCGGCGCGGCGCCTGATCGAGAGTCACCACCTGCCGGCTGACCAGGTGCATGTGGCGGAACCGGGGGTCGCACCGGCGCCGCTGGCGGCCGGCACCGACGGCGCCGGCCAGCTGCTCTGCGTCGCCGCACTCACCCCGCGAAAGGGCCACGACGTGCTGGTCGAGGCCCTGGCCCAGGTGTCCGATCGGCGCTGGCGGTGTGTCTGCGTGGGGGCCGCCGGCGGCGACGAACGGTATCTGACCCGGCTGCGGGAGGCGGCGGCGGAACCGGGCTTGGCCGGCCGCATCGAGCTGCCGGGGCCGCGTACCGGGCCTGCCCTGGCCGCCACCTACCACACCGCCGACCTGCTGGTGCTTGCCTCACACGCCGAAACCTACGGGATGGTGGTCACCGAGGCGCTCGCCCGCGGCATCCCGGTGATCGCCACCGAGGTGGGGGGCGTCCCGGCGGCGCTGGGCCGGGCGCCGGACGGGCAGCGGCCCGGCCTGCTGGTGCCGCCGGCCGACCCACCGGCGTTGGCCAGGGCATTGGCCCGTTGGTGGGATGAACCGGCGCTGCGGCAGCGGCTACGCGCCGCCGCGCAGGCCCGACGGGCCGCGCTGCCCGGTTGGGCCGCGACCGCCGGCGCGGTCGACCAGGTCCTGGCCGGGCTGGCCACGACCAAGGAAGGACCAGCATGA
- a CDS encoding class I SAM-dependent methyltransferase, with protein sequence MSTVDPPRYSPAWLELREPADAAARAAALIAPLRQLLPTGPLRIGDLGCGTGSMARWLAGRLPGPQHWLLIDQDPELLTHAVSHLPDQAADGSRVTGEARRYDLTELPADALAGLQLVTASALLDLLTGAELSHLAAVITAAGCPALLTLSVTGQVRFTPADPLDPSLAAAFNDHQRRRVGERRLLGPAAPTAAAATFADLGATVRVQESPWRLGPDQPALIDQWLRGWVAAACEQRPELSAPAEEYLARRLAAGHAGTLWVEIGHHDLLVTSRPGEPSPAATT encoded by the coding sequence ATGAGCACCGTCGACCCGCCCCGCTACAGCCCGGCCTGGCTGGAGCTGCGTGAGCCCGCGGACGCGGCGGCCCGGGCAGCCGCGCTGATCGCGCCGCTGCGGCAGCTGCTGCCGACCGGCCCGCTCCGGATCGGTGATCTCGGCTGCGGGACCGGTTCGATGGCTCGCTGGCTGGCGGGCCGGCTCCCCGGACCGCAGCACTGGCTGCTCATCGACCAGGACCCCGAGCTGTTGACCCACGCGGTCAGCCACCTGCCCGACCAGGCTGCCGACGGCTCCCGGGTCACCGGCGAAGCCCGCCGCTACGACCTCACCGAGCTGCCCGCCGATGCGCTGGCCGGGCTCCAGCTGGTGACCGCGTCGGCCCTGTTAGACCTGCTGACCGGGGCGGAGCTGAGCCACCTGGCAGCGGTGATCACGGCGGCCGGCTGCCCGGCGCTACTGACCCTGTCGGTCACCGGACAGGTCCGGTTCACGCCCGCCGACCCCCTCGACCCTTCACTCGCCGCGGCCTTCAACGACCACCAGCGCCGCCGCGTCGGCGAGCGACGCCTGCTGGGCCCGGCGGCGCCGACGGCGGCGGCGGCGACCTTCGCTGACCTCGGCGCCACGGTCCGGGTGCAGGAGAGTCCCTGGCGACTCGGCCCCGACCAGCCAGCATTGATCGACCAGTGGCTACGAGGGTGGGTCGCGGCCGCCTGCGAGCAGCGCCCGGAGCTGTCGGCTCCGGCCGAGGAGTACCTCGCTCGCCGGCTCGCCGCCGGGCACGCCGGCACGCTGTGGGTCGAGATCGGCCATCACGACCTGCTCGTCACCTCGAGACCGGGTGAACCGTCTCCGGCCGCTACGACGTAG
- a CDS encoding lysylphosphatidylglycerol synthase transmembrane domain-containing protein has product MISDARAEPTPPPIALAATADAGDRRFGLPTRTWWVLIRVLGGVAILGVLVWRVGADGFLAGLRMIDLGTLLLIFVIGAATTVLSAWRWVLVARGLGVTLPLGTAVTAYYRAQFLNAALPGGVLGDVHRAVRHGRDLRNLGLGVRAVVLERLAGQVVLVAAGAVVVVLLGAPLLRAIRVPTAALVAGGILIAVLAALGLVGARSTRAGAVISRTVRATVTAVRTGLLGRRGWPGIVACSALVVVGFLAMFVVAARAAGVTAGVAELLPLLTLALIAMAIPLNVGGWGPREGVCAWAFGVAGLGAAQGLAVAVIYGVSVFVASLPGAVVLAARWWRDRRSAAGQSAPNRADSA; this is encoded by the coding sequence ATGATCAGCGACGCGCGAGCCGAACCGACCCCGCCGCCGATCGCCTTGGCAGCTACCGCAGACGCCGGCGACCGCCGGTTCGGCCTGCCCACCCGTACCTGGTGGGTCTTGATTCGGGTGCTGGGCGGGGTCGCGATCCTCGGGGTGCTGGTCTGGCGGGTCGGTGCGGACGGCTTCCTCGCCGGGCTGCGCATGATCGATCTGGGCACCCTGCTGCTGATCTTCGTGATCGGGGCGGCCACCACGGTACTCAGCGCCTGGCGGTGGGTGCTGGTGGCCCGCGGGCTCGGCGTCACGTTACCCCTGGGCACCGCGGTCACCGCTTACTACCGGGCGCAGTTTCTCAACGCCGCACTGCCCGGCGGCGTCCTCGGCGACGTGCACCGAGCCGTACGACACGGCCGGGACCTGCGCAATCTCGGGCTCGGCGTGCGCGCCGTAGTGCTGGAGCGACTAGCCGGGCAGGTCGTGCTCGTCGCCGCCGGCGCGGTGGTGGTCGTGCTGCTCGGCGCGCCGCTGCTAAGGGCGATCCGGGTACCAACCGCGGCGCTGGTAGCCGGCGGGATTCTGATCGCCGTCCTAGCGGCGCTAGGCCTGGTCGGCGCTCGGAGCACCCGGGCTGGTGCGGTTATCAGCCGGACGGTGCGCGCTACCGTCACCGCGGTACGCACCGGGCTGCTCGGCCGGCGCGGCTGGCCCGGGATCGTCGCCTGCTCCGCGTTGGTGGTGGTCGGGTTCCTCGCCATGTTCGTGGTGGCGGCTCGCGCCGCCGGGGTCACCGCCGGCGTCGCTGAACTGCTGCCCCTGCTGACGCTGGCCTTGATCGCGATGGCGATCCCCCTCAACGTGGGTGGGTGGGGTCCCCGCGAGGGAGTCTGCGCCTGGGCGTTCGGAGTCGCCGGGCTGGGGGCCGCACAGGGGCTCGCGGTTGCGGTGATCTATGGGGTGTCGGTCTTCGTGGCGAGCCTCCCGGGGGCGGTGGTGCTGGCCGCCCGATGGTGGCGCGACCGGCGGTCGGCGGCTGGTCAGTCGGCGCCGAACCGAGCGGACAGCGCATAG
- a CDS encoding RibD family protein, with amino-acid sequence MTVATSAGRSGQSRPLPNSAATAPPTPYTLLSCSMSLDGYLDDASEERLLLSNSADFDRVDEVRAQCDAILVGAGTVRRDDPRLLVRSSARRGERVARGLPASPMKVTLTGGADLDPGARFFVTGETEKIIYCAHSVFGVARERFGGLATVVDGGDPVDLHGLANDLRARGVRRLMVEGGGRVHTQFLTAGLADELQLVIAPFFVGDSRAPRFVRDGGFPWGPEHRAELAEVRQLGDVVLLRYALSARFGAD; translated from the coding sequence ATGACCGTCGCAACCTCCGCCGGTCGGTCCGGGCAGTCGCGACCGCTGCCCAACTCCGCCGCGACCGCCCCGCCGACCCCGTACACCCTCCTTAGTTGCAGCATGTCGCTCGACGGTTACCTCGACGACGCCAGTGAGGAGCGGCTACTGCTGTCCAATTCGGCCGACTTCGATCGGGTCGACGAGGTTCGCGCGCAGTGCGACGCGATCCTGGTCGGTGCCGGCACCGTCCGCCGGGATGATCCGCGCCTGTTGGTGCGGTCCAGCGCCCGCCGAGGTGAGCGGGTCGCCCGCGGGTTGCCCGCGTCGCCGATGAAGGTGACTCTCACCGGCGGGGCCGACCTGGACCCGGGGGCGAGGTTCTTCGTCACCGGGGAGACCGAAAAAATCATCTACTGTGCTCACTCCGTGTTCGGTGTTGCCCGGGAACGCTTCGGTGGCCTCGCCACGGTGGTGGACGGCGGCGACCCGGTCGACCTGCACGGGCTCGCGAACGACCTCCGGGCACGGGGAGTACGCCGGTTGATGGTGGAGGGCGGCGGCCGGGTACACACGCAGTTCCTTACGGCCGGGCTCGCGGACGAGCTGCAGCTGGTGATCGCCCCGTTCTTCGTCGGCGACAGCCGGGCGCCACGGTTCGTGCGCGACGGCGGGTTCCCGTGGGGGCCGGAGCATCGGGCCGAGCTCGCGGAGGTGCGTCAGCTCGGTGACGTGGTGCTGCTGCGCTATGCGCTGTCCGCTCGGTTCGGCGCCGACTGA
- a CDS encoding GTP cyclohydrolase II, translated as MAVSVPLRFVDGYRTAARVFTFNGLSDRGEHLAFGLGDWRASLQRAAVGGPPPLVRPHSECLTGDVFGSQRCDCGPQLREAVERIAQTGGFLLYLRQEGRGIGLYAKLDAYALQDGGLDTYEANLALGHGEDERDYTVAAEMLQTLGVAQITLLSNNPDKARQLERHGIQVTGAVATGVHVSDANARYLNTKVRRSGHTLDLPPLG; from the coding sequence ATGGCGGTATCGGTTCCGTTGCGCTTCGTCGACGGATACCGGACCGCGGCACGTGTGTTCACGTTCAATGGGCTCTCCGACCGGGGCGAACACCTCGCGTTCGGGCTCGGTGACTGGCGGGCCAGCCTGCAGCGGGCCGCAGTCGGTGGTCCGCCGCCGTTGGTGCGACCGCACAGCGAGTGCCTGACCGGTGACGTGTTCGGCAGTCAGCGCTGCGACTGCGGCCCGCAGCTGCGGGAAGCGGTCGAGCGCATCGCCCAGACCGGTGGTTTCCTGCTCTACCTGCGGCAGGAGGGGCGCGGCATCGGCCTCTACGCCAAGCTGGACGCGTACGCGTTGCAGGACGGCGGGCTGGACACGTATGAGGCGAACCTCGCGCTCGGGCACGGTGAGGACGAACGGGACTACACCGTCGCCGCCGAGATGCTGCAGACGCTGGGCGTAGCGCAGATCACACTACTCAGTAACAATCCAGACAAGGCACGCCAACTGGAGCGGCATGGCATCCAGGTCACTGGCGCGGTCGCTACCGGGGTGCACGTGTCTGACGCGAACGCCCGGTACCTGAACACCAAGGTCCGCCGCTCCGGGCACACTCTCGACCTGCCGCCGCTGGGCTGA